The genomic interval ACCTGCGACAAATCGGTTCGCGTTGTTGGTCACACGATGGAATCCTCGCCGCGTGCCTCAACCGATCTTGCGCACCGACCGCCTGCTGCTGGTCCCCCTTGTCGACCGGCATCTCGAGCTGGAGATCCAGCTCGACTCCGACCCGGAGGTGCTCCGCTACCTCGGTGGCCGGGCGCGTTCCCGGGACGAGGTGGTCGCGTCCCATGCGCAGAGAATGGCGCTGGCACGCAAGGTTGACGGCCTGGGATATTGGATGGCGTTCGGGTCTGATGGCGGCGCGCGTGACTCCACGTCGCCGACAGGCGAGGACGAGGGCGATTTCGTCGGACTCATGATGCTTCCACCGGCGCACGGCCCCGACCAACCTGACGACCCGACCGTTGCCGATCTGGGCTACCGCCTCGTCCGCCGGTACTGGCGGAAAGGACTGGCCAGCGAGGCAGCCCGCGCCCTGCTGCGGCACGCCTTCGACGTCGTCGGGCAGCACCGGGTGATCGCGCAGACCATGACCGTGAACGTCGGGTCCCGAGGCGTAATGAACGCCGTCGGTATGCGCTACGTCCGCACGTACTTCCCCACCTGGGATGCCCCGCCACCCGGAGCCGACCTCGGCGAGGTCGAGTACGAGATGACCCGGGCGATGTGGGAGGAGCTTCGCGGCGCCCGCTGAGGCAGGGATGCGTGGCCACGGAGTGGAGTTGCAGCCCCTGCACGAATCCCACGTGCACCGCCCGGTCGGAGGCCGCCAGCGACGGAAACCTCCGGGAATTAAAGCCATCGCGCCCGAGCGGAAGCCACCTCGCCGTGAAGCCCGGCGTCGTGGTGTCGTGTCCATCGCTTCCGGGGTGGGCGACGGCGTCACACCTGAGCTATGGGTCGGGGTGCGGCCGAGATGCCGTGTTCGATCGCGTCGAACGCCTGGTTCAATCGTTGTTGATGGGCCGTCGCGATGTCGGCGAGGTCATCGCCGGCAAGCCGGCGTCGGACGGTCGCGACGGCGACGACGCGGTACGCGGCGACCACGAGCGCGGCGACGAGCGCACCGTCCCCGGAGAAGCGCTTGTCGGATTCGAGTTCCTCGGCCAGCGCCGCCTCGATCTCGTGCTCGAACACGCGAAGGCGCGCGATCACCGTCGGCGCCTCCATGACGACCCGCATGAACGGTTCGATCCCCTCCTCCAGGACGGACACCCCGTGCCGTTCCTCGGTGAGGGCGAGGAGAGTCCGACGGATCGCTTCCACAGGGCCGACGTCGTCCGCCCGCTCCCGGACGGTGGTCCGCGCGATCTCGACCACGTCGGGAAGACGGTCGAGCAGAAGATCCTCTTTACGATCAAAGTGTGTGAGAACGGTCATCTTCGACACCCCCGCCGCGCGGGCGACCTCGACGAGCGTGACGTTGTCGAAGCCGCGTTCCAGGAACAGCCCGGTCGCGACATCAGCGATGTGCGCCCGGGTCTTCGACCCACCGCGGTCACCTCGATTGGGCATGTGCAACGACTCCTCGAAGTGTTACCGTTACCGAGTAAGCTTACCCGGTAAGGGGACCGGGTCAGATTCCGTAGTCGAGCCTAAGGGGTGCGCCTCGACCCGTATGAGCGCGTCGCCGAAATGCCACAACCGGACCCCTGGTAACCAGGACGACGCGGGCCACTCGCGCAGCCCACCACATCCACTGCCGTGCCGGCGTACGTCGGCACGCGCTCGACCCTGCTGGAGCACCATGTCCACTCCCGTCACGATCATCGGCGCCGGCCTCGGCGGCCTCATGCTGGCCCGCGTCCTGCACGTTCACGGCATCCCGGCAACGGTCTACGAGGGGGAGTCTTCCCCTACCGCGCGCACCCAGGGCGGCTTGCTCGACATCCATGACCACAACGGCCAACTGGCTCTGCGGGAGGCCGGCCTGATCGAGGAGTTCCGCAGCCTCGTCCTAGAGGGCCGTCAGGCGAGCCGGTTCCTCCTCCCGGACGGGACCGTCCTGGTCGACCAGCCCGACGACGGCACGGGTGGGCGCCCCGAGATCCTCCGCGGCGACCTGCGCCGGATGCTGCTCGACTCCCTCCCTGCCGGCAGCGTCAAGTGGGGCAACCGGGTCAGCGGCGTAACTGCCCTCGGCGAGGGCCACCACCACGAGGTGACCTTCGATGACGGCAGCACAATTGTCACCAGTTTGCTGGTCGGCGCGGACGGCGCCTGGTCACGGGTCCGGTCGCTGTTGTCCGACGCCACTCCCGAGTACACCGGCATGTCGGCCGTCGAAACCCACCTGTTCGACAGCGAGCGTCGGCACCCAATCACCGCGAAGGCGGTCGGCCAGGGAGCGATGTACGCCCTTGCGCCGGGAAAGGGCCTTCTGGCGCACCGCGAGAGGGGCGGTACCCTGCACAACTACGTGTTCGTCACCGCGCCGCAGTCCTGGTTTGCCACCATCGACTTCACCGATGCCGCCGCAGCCGCCGCGCGGATCGCGCAGGAGTTCGAGGGGTGGGCCCCCGAGCTCACCGCGCTGATCACCCACAGCGACACTCCACCGGTCCTGCGCCCCCTCTACGCCCTGCCGATCGGACACCGGTGGGATCGGGTGCCGGGGGTGACCCTGCTCGGCGACGCCGCCCACCTCACAGCCCCGAACGGCGAGGGCGCCAACCTGGCCATGTACGACGGCTCCGAACTCGCCAAGGCCATCGCCGCCCACCCCGACGACGTCGAAGCCGCCATCACCGCCTACGAGCAGGCCATGTTTGCCCGCAGCACCGAGGCCGCCGCCGAAGGCACCGAAGGCCACAAGCTCCTGTTCGGCGAGGGCACGCCCTACGTCATGCTCGGCCTCGACACAGACGACAAGCAGATCTCACGGGTGCCGTAGCCGCAGGGGACGATAGCCAGTGTCCCGACCAGCCGCCGTGCAGGGTGGCATTGGTTACCGCGCGCCGCCGCTTCTCGCTCCCGAAGGTCTCCATCGGTCAGAACCACTCTCCGGACACCGCTTCCCGCACGCCTTTGCGGCACCCGAAACACCCGCCGTCCAGGCATCACGATCCCTTGCGTGAAGATTACATAGGTAGACGTCGAAGCTGTGGCCATCTTCTTGCTGGTCAGCGCCCTGTGCTGGTGCCCCCGGCAGGATTCGAACCTGCGACACACGGTTACCAACCGTCGCCCTCCCGGACTTGTCATCGGTGGTCGCATCTTGGCGTTGAGCTGCACAGACGTTATCCTGTGCCGATCGTCGCCTGTCACTGGTAGTCAACCCTCGGGACGGGTTTTCGGGGGTAAACGGGGGCGCCTGCCCGGGTCCGTCAGTGAGCGGATACTGGCGCAGGTTGGTGCCCTGGACGTTGTCTTCGTGCCAATCCACGACGCATCCGGTCACCGAGTAGGTGCTGGTGTGGCGCAAGGACGCGCTGCGCCAGCCCGGGCGCGACTTCGTCGAGGTGACGGTCGAGCTCGGCCCGCGCGAGTTCGGCACGGTCAAGCAGTAGCAGGTTCGGCTACCGGCCGGGCTGGTCGGTGGCTGCACGGCCACGCGGTGGCCTTCTCGTAGAACAACGGCACAAACCCCGCATCACCAAGGCCTGCAGTCGGCGTCGATGATGGCCTGGTGAACTCGGGACGCCCGAGACGTCATGCGTACGGTCGCGACCACACTGGCCGCGACCGTACGCATAGATCGGTCGTGCTATTTCCCGCTGGGCGTACCGGTGACCAGCGGCAGCGAGATCGAGGTACCGGCCAGGTCGACGGTGACCCTGGTCCCCGTACCGGTTTCGGCATCGGTGACGTCGTCGTTCGTTCCGGTCAGCACCAGGCCCAGCCGGTGCCCTGCCTTGAACTCGTAGTCCTGCGGCAGCATCGACCAGGTGATCTGGTACGACCTGCCCGGCGTCAGCGGTGTCGAGCGGCGGAGCGACGTGTGGTTCTGCGCGTCCATGAATCCCCGGGCGACCACCTGGAAGCCGGATGTCACCGTGTTGTCCGCGGCCCGGACGTAGCAACTGTCGTCATCGGCCGTGCTCGCGCCGACGCAGTCTTCGGCGTCGATGAGCTTGAGGCCCTGCCCCATGGGGTCCGCACCGTGGATGCGGGTGTCCTGGCCGTAGTCGACGAGCATGACACCCAGGTTGGCGGTCGGCTTGTCCAGCGTGACCCGCAGGCTCACGGACGGCGTCCCGGACAGCCGTGTCGCGCTCCGCAGCGGTGAGGTCAGGTACGCCAGCCGGTTGGGGTTGGTGGTGCCGGGGTCGTCGGCCATCGCGGCCTCGGTCTGCAGGGTGTCGAGGTAGCTGCCGGTGCCGGTCGATGGGGTCCGGTCCAGCGAGCCGTCATGCTGCGGTCGCAGGGTCACCGTTCGCGTCGGCGCCGGCCAGTCGGCCTGGGTGGTCCAGCGGTCCGGGCCGAGTTGTACGTCGGCGCGCGGCTGCCGCATGATGTCGTTCGGGACGCCCATCAGTTCGTGGTCGAACCACTTGTGCAGAGTGTGGACCCACACGTCGCGGCGGGCCCAGAACGGGTCGAGGTGCCCGTACTGTGTTACCCACACCTTGCGTCGCACGTCGCGAGGCAGCGCGGCCCACCACGTGGAGAACTGGTCGGCCATCACGTTCCGGTCCTGCATTCCCACCACCGGAAAGACACTGGCGCGCACGTTGCGGGCGTTTGACACCGGCCCGGTCCGGTAGTCGAGTTCGTGCCAGTAGGCGTTGTAGTTGCCGGTGGCATCGTCCGAGCCAGCGGTCATGCGTTGGTGGACCGCCGCGCATTTCTCGTCCGGATCCTCGTCGACCATCGTGGCCAGCCACGCCTGTCCGCCCTTGGTATCCGTGAGGGTGCCGTTCGCGCGCCACAACCCGTACCAGTTGCTCGGCGCCGCGAGCGGCACGATCGTCGCCAGCCCTCGCACCCCGGTGCCGGCGACCCCAATGGCGAGCGCTCCCTCACCGGAGTGGCCGATCATCCCGGTACGCCCGGTGGTCCAGGTGGCTCTCACCGGATTGCCACTGTCGTCGAAAGCGGTCGCCCGGCCGTTCAGCCAGTCGATGACCGCCTTGCCGCCAAGCACGTCGGACCGGCCGCCGGAGGTCGGGCAGCCGTCTGACAACCGGGTGCCGATCATGTCGACGGACACGAACGCGTAGCCGCGCGGCACGAAGTAGTTGTCGTAGAACAGCGGAAACTTCGTCAGGTCCCCGTTCGCGTCGTAGGTTTTGTGGTCCAGCTCGAAGCCGGCACCCGGGGCGTCGTAATACGGGCTCTCGTGCATGATCACGGGCACCTTGAGCCCGAATCTCGTCTCTTTCGGTCGGATGATGTCCACCCGGACCAGGTCCTTGCTGCCGTCGTTGTCACTGTCGACCGGTGACTGCACCCGGACGTGCTCGCGAATAGCGTCCTGGTAGGAGTAGACGGGCTGCGTCAGCCCGCCGGAGACTTCGATCGCCGGCCTCGCGGTCGCGGACGCGGCGGGAGCACCGGCGACGACGATCACGGTCGCGAGTGCGACCGCAGCGCAGACAGCTCGCCGTTTCGAGGTTGGCATGTGTACCCTTCTTTCTGCGTTGGGGATCAGGCAGCCGCGCGCCGGACGATGCCGTCAAGTTACGTACGGGCGCAGATCTCGGCCTGGTGTGTGGAACTCGGGTCAGGGCTTGCGAAGATCGGGGTGAGGGTCAGGACACGGCGGAGGGTTCAGCCGCCCCAGCCTGTGACGTGCCCGTCCTTGCCCCGCGTCGTACACGCCGATCACCGACGAGCGCCGCGCTGACCGGATCAACCAGCGTTGTCGGCAATCGCTCTGGATCGGCCGCCTCGACACACTGCTTGAGATGTGCGGATGGTTGAAAGCCGAGGTGGTCTGGTCGTCGTCTCAGGGTGTGCCGAACCAGCCGCTGAGTGCTTCTCGCAGTGCGGGCGCGGCGGTGTCGGTGGCTTCATCGATGGTGGCGGCCCAGGCGATGTGGGCGTCCGGGCGGATCAGCAGGACGTCGGCTGGTCGCTGATCGGTTTTGGCGGTGTGGATGTCGACGCGATCTTGCCAGTCCTGGGCGGTCTGACGGAGGTCCGGGCGGTCGGCGAGGTCGAGGAGGATGGGCCGTGCGGTGTGCATGAGTTCCGCGACGCTGGTGATGCCCTGCTCGGTGTGCAGGGTGAGGTTGGGGGTGAAGGTGCCGGCCAAGGGGTGGTGGGAGCCGGGCATCGGGTAACGGATGTCGGTGCCGGCGACAAGCGTTCCCATCCGGCGCAACGGCTGCTCGTCGGCGAGCAGTTCCTGGAAGACTTCCCGGAGCGCTTCGGCGGCCGGGTCGTGTCCGCGCCGGAGTGCCACCTGGGCTCGGGTGTGCAGCATGGTGCGGGTGCCGGCGAGGTGGCGTTCGTCGTGGTAGGTGTCCAGCAGGCCGGCCGGCGCGCGACCGTGGATGTCGGCGGCCATCTTCCAGGCCAGGTTGACCGCGTCGAGCATGCCGGCGTTGAGTGCCACACCGGTGGCGGGGAACAAATGCGCCGCGTCACCGGCCAGCAGGATCCGCCCGGCACGGTATCGCTGCGCCTGCCGAGCCTTGAAGGTGAAACGCGACAGCCGAATCGCTTCTCCCACGGGCAGATGCACGCCGAGCACACGGCGCAGGCTGTCCTGGAACTCGGGCAGAGTCATCGGTAGGTCGTCGTCGTATTCGGTGCTCTCGTCTTCGACGGTGTAGAGCGAGACTGCCCTGGACTCGGGCGACGAGCCGACCCCGAGGAGCCCGTGGTCGGTCCGGGTGAAACCCGCGCGGACCGTGTCGGAACCGGGGACCTCGAGATCGCCGTTCCCGAGGACGGTCACCGCATCGGGCAAGGTGACCTGGGCCAGCCGATTGACCTCTGGATAGACCGTTCCCGGGAAGGGGATACCGGCCCAGTGACGGACCCGGCTGCGCGCTCCGTCGCACCCCACGAGGTAGCGGGCGACCACCTGGTACGACCCGTCCGGACCCCGTACGTCCACGGTCACCGCGGCATCGTCCTGGCTCACCCCGATCGCCTCGTGTCCGCGGCGGATCTCGACACCGAGTTCCTCGGCGCGTTCGTCGAGCAGCCGCTCCAGCTCCGGTTGCGGCAGCGGCAAGGCGTGCAGCGGCGGATCCGCCAACCGGGTGAAATCCAGATGCACACCGCCGAACGGGAACCGGGGAGCCGGGACAGGGCCGGTGCAGGCTGCTTCGAACCGTTCCAGTATGCCTCGGTATAGCAGCAGCTCGAGGATCTGACCGCCGATGCCACCAGCCTTTGGGGTGGCTCGGCGCTGCGGCTGCCGCTCCATCAGCAGTGGCCGCACTCCGGCCAGGCGCAGTTCATTGGCCAGCATAAGGCCGGTCGGGCCCGCGCCCACAATGATCACGTCGGCGTACGCCGCTGGCGGCTCACGTCGCGGTCCTTCGCCGCTTTCAAACGCGACCTCATCGTCGACAACACGCATTCGTCACTCCACTTCCGCACGTTCCAGCCCGGCTGGTCAGCGACGAGTCTTCCGCGCGGAACACCCGAAGATCAACGACAGTCTCCGTAACGTGGCATAACCCCTCGCTAATAGATTGAGGTGCCGGAATCAGTACCCGGTGGTCATAACCGAGCGGTTATCGCTGCTTGCGATCTTTGTCGTTGATCGACGTCCATACCAGCGGGGACCATGAAAGCGTCAGACGGGCCCGCACGCCGTGGGCGCGGGCCCGAATCCAATCCTCGTGGGGGATGCACATGCAGTTCGCACTGATCGGATTGCCGGTCGCGACGCAGGACCCGGCCGCGAGCGCGGCGTGGTTCGCCGAGCGCTTCGGGTTCAAGGTCGGGGTCGATCTTCGTTGGTACTGCCGGGGCCCCTGAAGTGTTCTGCGGCGGGCGGGCGGGCCGGACCGGCTGACAGCGCCGAGCCGGCCCAGTAGGCAGGGCTGCGACCTGGACCGTACGCCTCGGAGGTGGACTCCTTGCGGTCGTGCATCAGGTGAAGCGCGACCTGGTCGTCATACCGATGGGACGAGCATCCGCAGTCGCGGCCCCACGCGCATTCGTCATCGACAAGGTGCGATCACGGTTCCCGAATCATCGACCATCCGGTGCCACTCTCCACACCGACGCCAATGGTGACAGCGCAGAAGACGCCTATCTGGGTTTACCGAAAGCGCGTGGACCGAGTTGCGCCGCCGTCTCGACGAAGCTCTGCACCCGTGGCGAGGCCCCGTCCTTACGCCACAGCAGGACCCACTCGGTGACGGGCGCGTCATGGACGGGCACGAACACCACGCCCGGGTGTGAGTAGTACCGCAACACGTGCTCGTTCAGCGGACTGAGGCACTTTCCGGCAGCCACCTGGGTCAGGATTTCGTGAAACGTCGTGACGAGAGGGGCGCGCGGAATCGGCCGGCCGCTGGGTGTCTTCACAGGCACCATCGCCTCGACCCAATAGTCCGGAAGGTTTGGGGCGAAATCGACGAACACCAGTCCGCCAAAGTCCTCCATCGACACCGATGTCCGGTTGGCAAGCTCATGCCCGGTCCAGACGGCCAGCACCCGCCCCTCGGTCAACAACACCGGCCCCTCGACCAGATCCGGCTCCCGTACCGGCCGCCACAGCAAGGCCAGGTCTAGCTCCCCAGCCCGCAGGGCGGCGAACGGATCACTGAAATGGATCTCACGCAGCGCCACCTCACAGCCGGGGTGACGGCTCCGGAACAGATCTATGATATCGCGAATCTCGTGACCAACCGCCCCCATCACACCCAACCTGACGGTACCGCTGACACCCCGCGCCGACTCCGACGCCGCCGCGAGACCCCTCTGGATCGCGTCATAGCCGGGCCGCAGATCGTCGCGCAGCTGCTTGCCGACCGCGGTCAGCCTCACCGCCCGGCTCGTACGATCGAACAACGCGGCCCCGATGCGGCGCTCCTGTGCCTTGATCGCCTGACTCACCCGTGCCTGCGACACATGCAGTCGCTGCGCGGTACGTCCGAAGTGCAGTTCCTCGGCGAGCGTCAGAAAGATCTCGATGTCGCGAAGCTCCACCCGAACCCCAACTTCCATAACAACCAGGTTATTTATCCTAGCAGCGGAGGTTAGCGGTCGGCGTCGCAGCGCACCGAGGCAGGCCGGCGCAGACCCCGACACACTGCGACCTGGCTGACATCATTGACCTGATGCTGGCCACCGGTGCCCGCATCGACGAGATCCTAGTGGCGGCCCAGTTCGGTCACACCACCGAGCAGGTCACAAAACAGGCACTACATTGTGAAGCCCGTCCCTCGCCGCAGA from Plantactinospora sp. BC1 carries:
- a CDS encoding GNAT family N-acetyltransferase, yielding MPQPILRTDRLLLVPLVDRHLELEIQLDSDPEVLRYLGGRARSRDEVVASHAQRMALARKVDGLGYWMAFGSDGGARDSTSPTGEDEGDFVGLMMLPPAHGPDQPDDPTVADLGYRLVRRYWRKGLASEAARALLRHAFDVVGQHRVIAQTMTVNVGSRGVMNAVGMRYVRTYFPTWDAPPPGADLGEVEYEMTRAMWEELRGAR
- a CDS encoding NAD(P)/FAD-dependent oxidoreductase — its product is MSTPVTIIGAGLGGLMLARVLHVHGIPATVYEGESSPTARTQGGLLDIHDHNGQLALREAGLIEEFRSLVLEGRQASRFLLPDGTVLVDQPDDGTGGRPEILRGDLRRMLLDSLPAGSVKWGNRVSGVTALGEGHHHEVTFDDGSTIVTSLLVGADGAWSRVRSLLSDATPEYTGMSAVETHLFDSERRHPITAKAVGQGAMYALAPGKGLLAHRERGGTLHNYVFVTAPQSWFATIDFTDAAAAAARIAQEFEGWAPELTALITHSDTPPVLRPLYALPIGHRWDRVPGVTLLGDAAHLTAPNGEGANLAMYDGSELAKAIAAHPDDVEAAITAYEQAMFARSTEAAAEGTEGHKLLFGEGTPYVMLGLDTDDKQISRVP
- a CDS encoding CocE/NonD family hydrolase; this translates as MIVVAGAPAASATARPAIEVSGGLTQPVYSYQDAIREHVRVQSPVDSDNDGSKDLVRVDIIRPKETRFGLKVPVIMHESPYYDAPGAGFELDHKTYDANGDLTKFPLFYDNYFVPRGYAFVSVDMIGTRLSDGCPTSGGRSDVLGGKAVIDWLNGRATAFDDSGNPVRATWTTGRTGMIGHSGEGALAIGVAGTGVRGLATIVPLAAPSNWYGLWRANGTLTDTKGGQAWLATMVDEDPDEKCAAVHQRMTAGSDDATGNYNAYWHELDYRTGPVSNARNVRASVFPVVGMQDRNVMADQFSTWWAALPRDVRRKVWVTQYGHLDPFWARRDVWVHTLHKWFDHELMGVPNDIMRQPRADVQLGPDRWTTQADWPAPTRTVTLRPQHDGSLDRTPSTGTGSYLDTLQTEAAMADDPGTTNPNRLAYLTSPLRSATRLSGTPSVSLRVTLDKPTANLGVMLVDYGQDTRIHGADPMGQGLKLIDAEDCVGASTADDDSCYVRAADNTVTSGFQVVARGFMDAQNHTSLRRSTPLTPGRSYQITWSMLPQDYEFKAGHRLGLVLTGTNDDVTDAETGTGTRVTVDLAGTSISLPLVTGTPSGK
- a CDS encoding TetR/AcrR family transcriptional regulator, which produces MPNRGDRGGSKTRAHIADVATGLFLERGFDNVTLVEVARAAGVSKMTVLTHFDRKEDLLLDRLPDVVEIARTTVRERADDVGPVEAIRRTLLALTEERHGVSVLEEGIEPFMRVVMEAPTVIARLRVFEHEIEAALAEELESDKRFSGDGALVAALVVAAYRVVAVATVRRRLAGDDLADIATAHQQRLNQAFDAIEHGISAAPRPIAQV
- a CDS encoding LysR family transcriptional regulator, whose amino-acid sequence is MEVGVRVELRDIEIFLTLAEELHFGRTAQRLHVSQARVSQAIKAQERRIGAALFDRTSRAVRLTAVGKQLRDDLRPGYDAIQRGLAAASESARGVSGTVRLGVMGAVGHEIRDIIDLFRSRHPGCEVALREIHFSDPFAALRAGELDLALLWRPVREPDLVEGPVLLTEGRVLAVWTGHELANRTSVSMEDFGGLVFVDFAPNLPDYWVEAMVPVKTPSGRPIPRAPLVTTFHEILTQVAAGKCLSPLNEHVLRYYSHPGVVFVPVHDAPVTEWVLLWRKDGASPRVQSFVETAAQLGPRAFGKPR
- a CDS encoding FAD-dependent monooxygenase; translation: MRVVDDEVAFESGEGPRREPPAAYADVIIVGAGPTGLMLANELRLAGVRPLLMERQPQRRATPKAGGIGGQILELLLYRGILERFEAACTGPVPAPRFPFGGVHLDFTRLADPPLHALPLPQPELERLLDERAEELGVEIRRGHEAIGVSQDDAAVTVDVRGPDGSYQVVARYLVGCDGARSRVRHWAGIPFPGTVYPEVNRLAQVTLPDAVTVLGNGDLEVPGSDTVRAGFTRTDHGLLGVGSSPESRAVSLYTVEDESTEYDDDLPMTLPEFQDSLRRVLGVHLPVGEAIRLSRFTFKARQAQRYRAGRILLAGDAAHLFPATGVALNAGMLDAVNLAWKMAADIHGRAPAGLLDTYHDERHLAGTRTMLHTRAQVALRRGHDPAAEALREVFQELLADEQPLRRMGTLVAGTDIRYPMPGSHHPLAGTFTPNLTLHTEQGITSVAELMHTARPILLDLADRPDLRQTAQDWQDRVDIHTAKTDQRPADVLLIRPDAHIAWAATIDEATDTAAPALREALSGWFGTP